The following proteins come from a genomic window of Chionomys nivalis chromosome 9, mChiNiv1.1, whole genome shotgun sequence:
- the LOC130881789 gene encoding olfactory receptor 4K15-like: MEETNQSVVTEFIFQGLCTSRELQILLLLPFSTLYLMIMVGNLFVVILIIIDHHLHSPMYYLLANLSFIDFCLSSVNTPKLITDLTKENKTISFRGCMSQILFAHCFAGGEMVLLVTMAYDRYVAICRPLHYTTIMDRQKCIWLVLISWIIGFVHGVSQLILILELPFCGPRVIDSFLCDIPLVMKLVCISTDTLRIMINIDSGVLAMTCFIFLLISYTYILLTVQIYSKDGSSKALSTCTSHIIVVVLFFGPIIFIYLWPVSITWVDKFLAVFYSVITPLLNPAIYTLRNRNIKNAIKKLINCR, encoded by the coding sequence TTACCATTTTCAACCCTCTACCTGATGATTATGGTAGGCAACCTCTTTGTGGTGATATTAATCATCATTGATCATCATCTCCATTCTCCTATGTACTATTTGTTAGCCAATCTTTCATTTATTGACTTCTGCCTTTCATCAGTAAATACCCCCAAACTGATCACAGAcctcacaaaagaaaataaaaccatttccttCAGGGGATGCATGAGCCAGATCCTCTTTGCACATTGCTTTGCAGGGGGAGAGATGGTGCTTCTTGTAacaatggcctatgaccgctatgtggccatctgtagGCCACTCCACTACACCACCATCATGGACAGACAGAAGTGCATCTGGCTTGTTTTAATATCATGGATCATTGGATTTGTGCACGGCGTTAGTCAACTGATTCTGATTTTGGAGCTTCCTTTTTGTGGACCTAGAGTGATAGACAGCTTTTTGTGTGATATTCCTTTAGTGATGAAATTAGTCTGCATAAGCACTGATACTCTGAGAATCATGATAAATATTGACAGTGGTGTTTTAGCAATgacttgtttcattttcttgctgaTATCTTACACTTACATTCTACTAACTGTTCAGATTTATTCCAAAGATGGTTCATCAAAGGCACTCTCTACCTGCACCTCCCATATCATAGTGGTTGTGCTATTCTTTGGTCCTATCATTTTCATCTATCTGTGGCCAGTCAGCATCACATGGGTGGATAAATTTCTTGCTGTATTTTACTCAGTCATCACACCTCTTCTGAATCCAGCAATCTATACACTGAGAAATAGAAACATTAAGAATGCCATAAAGAAGTTGATAAATTGCAGATGA